taatttttttttttgcttcgtcCCTGATTGGGAGTATCAGGCTGTCAACTACTCAGCTCAAGATGGTAGGCCCAAGGGGGCGTAGAAAACGAGGATAAGCCTGATAGGAGCAGGGCAGTGGGAACGGCTACGTTGATTTGCACTTGTTTTCCTAGCCCTCGTTTAGTTCTCCAAAAgtgcactatacaaaaagaagattttccatcacatcaaatttacggtatatgcatagagtattaaatgtagacgaaatcaaaaactaattgcacagtttgctttaactttgcgagacgaatcttttgagcctaattagtcaatgtttgaacaataatttacaaatacaaacgaaatgctacagtggatAATCATGTTccgaactaaacgcgcccctAGATGGATCTACAGCTGCTTGGTCACACAGGCTAGACTGGCCACACACTCGGTTCTCGGCTTGAGTCGCTGGACGGTCGGCTGCACCACAACAGCAATCGCATCTCCGCGATCGTGTGCTCTCCAACTGAAACCGTGTATACTACAAAATCTCGTCAGCCTCGGCCAGACAGCCTGCCTTCTGGCTACTGGAAGAAAAGGAGCTGGCAGGCCTCACCTTCTTAGAGCCCACTAGCCCAGGCGCAGTGAACCCACCAAATTGAAGTCACGAGCGCCGACTTCGCTTCCGCCGTGACCCGGCCCACTAGGCCCCACAACAACGTCGGCTCACCCGTTCACGACTCCGCGTCCAACTTCTCCACGGCCAGCCCGCACCGCCATCCGCCCATCTCGATTTGGTTCCCCTTTCGGGCTCTCCCCATCGTCTTCCGCCTTCCTCTGCACCCCCCCGATCCGGCCAGCctcgccggaaccctaaccctagcccgcgATGGCCAGCTTCGCGCAACCCGCCTCAGGCGCCTCCAGGGCCGTGGTGCTCCGCCTCGACGACCTGGCGCTGCCCCCGCGGTACCTCACCGTCCCGTCCCACCTCCCCGTCTCCGACCTCCTCGGCTCCCTCCCGCTCCCCTCCTCCTCGTACTACCTCACCGCTGACGGCCGCCCGCTGCCGGGCTCATCCCCGGTGTCGGCGCTCCCGCCGTCCGCCTCCGTCCAGCTCCGCCTCCGCGCGCTCCGGGGCGGCGGAGGCGACGGCGGCGCCACGGGCGCCGAGTCCCGCGACTGCTACCTCTCCATGTACCTCGCCAAGAAGCCCGACAAGGCGGACCCCAACGAGGCCCGCCTCTCGCGCTTCACCTGCTGCGCGCTCTCCGGGGAGCCCCTCGCCGCGCCCGCCGTCGCCGACCGCCTCGGCAACCTCTACAACAAGGAGCCACTCGTCGAGGCGCTGCTCCACAAGCGCCTGCCTAAGGCGCTGTCCCACATCCGGGGGCTACGCGACATGATCCCCATCCACCTGCACCCCAGGCCGGACGCCGAGGCTACCGGGGAGGAAGTCCGGTTCCAGTGCCCCATCACCGGCCACGAGTTCAACGGGAAGTACCAGTTCCTTGCGCTCCGTGGGTGCGGCCACGTGCTCAGCGTCAAGGCGCTCAAGGAGGTCAAGTCGTCCGCATGCTTGGTCTGCCACAAGGAGTTTGATGAGGCCGACAAGATGCCCATCAACGGGACTGAAGAGGAGGTGGCCGTGCTGAGGAAGAGGATGGAGGAGGAGAGggggaaggtgaaggagaagaaggagaagaaggtggGGAATGGCCTCAGTGGGAATAAGCACGCTGCTGCTACTGttgcggcagcggcagcagggaCTGACAAGTTAGAGAATGGGAAGAAGGGTGAGGCGGCTTCAGCAAAGCGCTTCAAGGCTGCTGACCATGCACCAGCCCATGCCAATAAGGAAGTGTATGCGTCCATATTCACATCGTCCAGGAAGTCGGATTTCAAGGAGACATACTCATGCCGGTCGCTTCCATTGGGAAGGAATTGATGTCATGCCAAGATCAATTGCATTGCATGGAGGTGATCCTCTTGTATTGATTTGCCTCACTCATATCATGGATGGCTCACAAGTTTAATGTTGGTCACTTTATCTGGCGGTATTATTTATCTTTGATTGGCGACCCTGATCATATTTTGGCTGTTAGAGCAGTGTTACATTCATCATATGAATGATGTGTGCAATCTGCGATTAATACTTGATCTTGTGTAGCACCATGTGTTGGAATAAAGTTGTTACTTGTATGCATTGCTAATGGTTACCAAAAAAAATGACAAACTGGCGGTCTTCATTGTCGTTGTTGCCACAGTACAGTTAATCAAAGTCCATATGTAATCTTTTTATGTATTGCCCACAAAAGATGTAATCTATGGAATTCAAACAGTGAGGATGTGTGGACAGTATGCGGTTTTGTGGACATCAACATTGCCAGTTTGTCATTCTTTTCCCAATACCATTTCCTGCTAATTGACATTGCAGAGCTATGGTGCTGTTATGGCACACAAACTTTTGTAGGTCTGCTAATTGTGTTGGTGCGTACGTGAACTGCATCAGTGCAGCTCTTGTGAACCATTGGAAACACAAACTGCATACTGAACATCGATTAACATTGCTGGTTGCTGTTGTCCTGTGCTCTAAATTGATACAAGACTGATGTGGTCGATTCAAACCTTTCGGTTATTACACCCATATATTTATTCCAAGTTGGAATGGTGCACATTATATTTTTGGTTTTTAGGATTTTTAGATTAGATTACTATATGTTGCTTGAAATTTGATCTTGTTTAAATAAACATACCTTCATATGTGATCTATGTGTATGTGACGATCTATTTGATCTTGTTTATCTGATGAGTGCACTGATTTATTTTAAAGTTGAAACTGCTTATGCAACCTCAGATACATTGGATTTCTAAGTGGAAATATATAATTAACGTTACTATTAGTATTCTAACTGATACATCATTTCTTTTCATTGTTGACTGTTTTATAGACAAGAAATTGCCAAAGATGTGTATTCCATGATGCGAAATTTAGCGTAGAATTTGATACAGGGGTGTGGATTGAGCTGGACACGtgagcatccaaacaaggcctgaaTTTGCCCTATCCACGTGACCTTTGGGATACTAGTCAGGACAAAATAACCACGGGTGTTTTCAGCCCTATCTGTGTCAATCCACGACGGAGAAAAAAAATGATTGCCCGCTCATGATTTTCTTTCCCTGTCGGCCGCCGCTTTCGCTCGCTCACGTTTCGCATTCGCCATCCCAGCGTCGTCTACCTCGCCAAGCACCAACTCCTTGCCGACCAACCGGAGCCATATCGCAGACCTTGTGGTGTCCTAACCGTTGACCTCTCTTTCTTCCTCCCTCGCCTCTCGCTTCctgccccctcccctcctctttTTCTAAGGTTCTAAAAGCTCATGAtctagaggaaggagaggagaagcATTTTGTGACGTTTTCAAGATATTTGAGCCCGTGAATAATCTTCAGCTCAATAGGTTTTGGTAGTGTTCCTTGCATTGTCTTTtgatttgttttcttttcttttcttttttcctttcctttgtcattctTTTCATAGATGTGTAATCTTCAGTTGCTAATCTATGCCCCCTTCATGCTGGTGGTCAAGCTGCATTCAGTGCtcttcaaaatccatgaggaagagGGTGAGATTTGCATGTTCATGTTAGAATTTTGTTATTTTAGGCTACATTTGTGCATCAATTGACAGGCTCCTGTTAAAAGTAGGTATGAGTGGTACTTTTCAAAAGCTAGATGCAAGGCCTTGTAGAAGATAGAATCATCTTAACTCATGTTAGATCAGCAAGTATGCTTGTGACAACAATTGGGGGTGCGGTAAATATGTTTTTTTCTCTCACATTACTTGTATATATGAATCTGACTCCAACAAATACACGAGATGACCTGGTAgtcggtctgttcgctggttggtttctaggctggtttgggctggctggtgctgattttatgtgagaggaaaacactgttggttggctggtttgggctggttgaaaccaaccagcgaacagggtgaGTATGTTTCTTTTCATGAATCTTCTAGCTTTGCTCATAT
The nucleotide sequence above comes from Miscanthus floridulus cultivar M001 chromosome 18, ASM1932011v1, whole genome shotgun sequence. Encoded proteins:
- the LOC136521344 gene encoding uncharacterized protein — encoded protein: MASFAQPASGASRAVVLRLDDLALPPRYLTVPSHLPVSDLLGSLPLPSSSYYLTADGRPLPGSSPVSALPPSASVQLRLRALRGGGGDGGATGAESRDCYLSMYLAKKPDKADPNEARLSRFTCCALSGEPLAAPAVADRLGNLYNKEPLVEALLHKRLPKALSHIRGLRDMIPIHLHPRPDAEATGEEVRFQCPITGHEFNGKYQFLALRGCGHVLSVKALKEVKSSACLVCHKEFDEADKMPINGTEEEVAVLRKRMEEERGKVKEKKEKKVGNGLSGNKHAAATVAAAAAGTDKLENGKKGEAASAKRFKAADHAPAHANKEVYASIFTSSRKSDFKETYSCRSLPLGRN